GAACACAACCAAGATTGGGAAGCTACTCTCTAACTATGCAGAGGTTGAGGTTTTGAAGGTTAGGACTTTACGTGACCTAATAAGTAAAGTTGACATCAATAGCTACGACCTAATTTACTTCGCCAAGTACACACCACCGCTTCTAGATCTAGGCTTAATCAATCAATCCAGAACCAAGGGTAAACTAATGATTGGCATGCATGTACCTGTAAAAATCGACCACATAAATAGGCCACATCACATAATCTATAATCTGCTAATGCCTATGCAAACGACGTATTATTTAAGGATGTTGGGCGCTTATCTCCATGTCCTTAATAAGGATGATGAGGAATATCTTAGGAACAGAGTACATAGTAGGTTTAATAGTAGGGTTATATACGCACCATTGTTTACCGACACCAGTATATTTAAGCCTGGAAATAAGTATGGTACATTTACATTATTATATTCTGCAAGGGCGTCCTGGCAGAAGGGTACGGATATTGCTGTCAAAATAATTAAGAGGTTGATCATGGAGTTGAGGGATAATATTGAGATTAAGATTGTTGCATACGGTCCATTAACACACCTATACAACAAACTTAGGAAGTTCAGAAATATTGAAATACTTAATTACTTACCACTTGACGAATTTTCCAGCGTATTGTCAAAATCCCACGTGCTTCTATTCACGAGCAGGTACGAGTCCTTCGCACAGCTACCCCTAGACTCCTTAGCGTCAGGTACTCCTGTAGTTTCATTTAATGTGAGGGGGTTTGTTAAGGATTACGTTATTAAAGACAAAGTCCTGGGTAAGTACATAGTTGATTTTAATGATGTTGATAATATCGTAGATAGGGTGATCGAACTCGCCAAGTATTGGTATAATAACGAAAATTATTACCACGAGTTAGTTAAATACTCAAGGCAGTTTACTGAGAGGTTCTCTATCGAGAACATATCTAAGATCTACCTTGACGTATTCACTAATATCATTAATAACGCCACCTGAATGCGAAGGGATATTGAATTACTTGTAATAGGGCCTTCGGCAACAACCACCACTGGTTCATTACTTAGGCCATACAATATTTGGTATACACTTAAGGGATTAAGTACCATGAATGTTAGGTATTTACCAATTACATACCCCATCGAGGTCCTCTTAAACATTAGATCGATAATTAGGAGCAACATAATTATTATTAGTGGTGTATCACCATGGATCTCAGCGATGATCCTAATCGTCAGTAGATTGCTTGGTAAGTGCGTGATACTTGATGTACATGGATCCCCATATTATGAGCACATAATGAGTGGGCGTGTAAGGATTATACGTGAACTCCTTCTTTACGTAAATGAGTATATCTCGTATAGATTGAGTACCAATATTATAGTTGCCTCGAGGGGTCTTATCGGCATTTTGCACAAGTACTTCAGGGTAAGACTTAACAAGAGACTGTACGTATTGCCGAATTCGATTAGTTACCTATTCATTAAAATCATTAAGCCATTGATGGGCATTGATAGGAGGCTTTTATGGAATGTATTGTTAAAGCCAAAGTTGAATGTGGATATAGATAATAATGATACCAAGATAGTGATATCACCCCTTCCTGATGTATTTATTGGTAATTTAATAGCCTATGATACACTCATGAATATGATAAGAGAGTTACGTAGTAATAACATCAGGATAATAATAACAGGTATAAGGAAGGGGTTAGAACGTATTGATAATCTTATAATCAATGTTGGTTATTTACCATACATTGATTATATAACGCTTCTCCTAAATGCCCAGGCAATATTACTACCCTATCCAAACAATTCCGTATGCGGTGGTGTTAGGAATAAGGTTCTTGAGGCTGGTTATTGTGGCGTGCCATTAATATCGACCAAGAATGGCGTGCTTCACTTAGACGCTAAGGGATGGATCCACTACATACCTCTTGAGGAAGTTCAACTAGGTAATTTATTAATTAATATTGATACTGATGCCATAAAGTCGATTAGTGAAAACATGAGAATGCTTATCCTAGAGAAGTACTTACCGAACTACTTTTCACGTAATTTACTTACCATTCTTAGAGAAATCCTAAGACGTAGGTTTAGAAAGCTACTATATAAATTGGGGAATTATTAGCTTAAAATTTATGCAATAAAAGAGCGGTGATGATGTGAATTACCCAAACATAGTCCTTATAGTGATTGATACATTAAGGAAGGACGTACTGAGCATATACGGCGGGCCTGTACGTGCAGGAAGCCTTGAGTGGCTTGGTAAGGAGGGCGTGGTGTTTCCAAACCCTGTGGCGCCTGCTCCCTGGTCATTACCATCCCACACATCCATGTTTACTGGGAAATACCCTAGGGATCATGGTGTTCATGAGACGTACGATCTCAAGGAGTATAGTCTCAAACAACTCATGGCTAAGGTGCCGTTTAAGACCTTACCTGAGAAATTAAGGGAGTTGGGTTACAACACCGTTGGTATATCGGCCAATGACTGGATAGCACCTGGGACCGGCTTTGAGAGAGGGTTTGATGTCTTCCTGCATGTGCATGCCTTTGATCCTGTAAGACCAATATTTAACGAAATAAATAGGATAATTAGGAAGCTGAGAAGCCTGGGCATACTCGAGAGGGGGGTCCAGGACCCGTTTATTGCGGCTAAGGAGTTAATTAAGAAGAGCAGTTTCAGAGAACTTGTAAGGTTGGTTAAACTATATATTAAGGCCTATGGTATTGTCAGGGCATTGGGGTATCCTGAGGATAAGGGTGGTAATGAGATAATTAGGCTTATTGAGAATCTATCGTTGAGGGAACCGTTTTTCCTATTCATAAATTTCATGGAGGTTCACCAACCATACAAGACTGATGCGCCGAAATTAACCCTAGCGATGTATAGTCCATTAATATTTCCCGACCTATTTGGCTATAAGAAAATACCTAGTGAGACCATGGAGAGGATTAGGAGGGATTATCAAAACGAGGTTAGAATTGTGGATAAGTACATATGGAGGATAATTGGTTATTTAAAAACGAGGAATTTATACGATAATACATTGATAATCGTGGTTGGGGATCACGGTCAGGAGCTTAAGGAGAGGGGTTATTATGGCCATGCTATTTATCTACATAACGAGATAATCGAGGTGCCCTTCGTGGTTAAGTTACCTAGGGGTAGGAAGTTCATGCCTAAGGACGGCTATCAAAGCCTAACTAAGATACCTGATCTGATAATGAATGCTATTGAGGGTAATTATGAAGATGTCGTGACTAGGGATCTAGCCTTCTCGGAGGCTTATGGTATAACTCATGACTTAAAGCTCGTGCTGGGTAAGTACATGGGCAGACCTGACTTTAATGAGAAGAGGAGGGTTATTGATTGTGAGAGGAAGGCTGTTTATTATAGGGGTTACAAGCTTGTGATTAACACCACGCTTAATACTATAGAGGAGTTTTCGCATAATGGCCGTGAATTGAATACAGACAATAATGGGGATATCGTTAAGGAGTTACAAGAGTTGATTGAATCGTTTAGGAGAGGTGAGGTTGAGTGAGTGATTTACCAAGGGTCTGTGTTGCCATATCGACGTACTTCACGGGGGAGGTTATATACGAGGTTCTCAGATCGATAGCGAATCTTGATTATCCCAGGGATAAGATTACCGTCAATGTGATAATCGCCAAGGATGATCATTCCACATATGAATATGTACTTAATGCATCCAAGGACTTCAATATTAATGTAAATACCTACATTGTGAATGCGCCAAATGTTGATGTGGAGAGGAATGCGGGAATCAGGAGCTGTAGTGATGCACCGTACATACTGTTGATGGATGATGATGCAGTACTTCATCCCAATACTATAAAGAAGGCACTCTCGCACTTTAGTGACAATGGGGTTTGTGCCGTTGTTTTCCCAACCGTTGGTGAATGCAAGAGTTTAGTTGAAAGACTGCATAGTTGTAGGTATTTGAGAGGTATTTTTTATGGTGTAAATACCACCATGCCCGTCACAATGCTTAGGAGAGATGCGCTTGATAGAGTTGGTCTTTTTCGTGAGGATATGGGTCCACCATACTCAATACATGAGGATTGGGAGATGGGTTCTAGGATTAGGAAGAGTGGGTGTGAGGTTGTGGCTGATGGCGAGTTAATACTTAGGGATTTGGGAGATCAAACGCTGAGGAAGAGGAGGACAGCCCACATTAATGATAGACCTGCGAGGAGGAGTATACTAGGCGTCTTTACCGGTTATGTTAGGTCCTATGTAAATAGGAATTGGTGGAGTATGCTTCAAGTATTTAAATCAAGTCCTACGGATCAATTACTGGAGTATACTTTTTATCTCATTAATCCTGTGTTTTTCATTCTATTACTAACAATCAACTGGCCGTGGGGAGTTGCATATCTAGGCGTCGTATTGATTGGTACGGTTCTGGAAAACTTAGTTAAGGGTTACTATAGGGTGTTTTCGGTTAGGTATAGGATTCTTTACCCGTTATTAATGCTGGGCATAAGAACATTAAGAACTTACTTCTTCTTAATTGGACTTTTGGTAAACGCTTTTAAACGGAAAAGGTAGGTCTTTTTATAGTCAGATGATTAGAAGATTGTTTGTATC
This is a stretch of genomic DNA from Vulcanisaeta moutnovskia 768-28. It encodes these proteins:
- a CDS encoding sulfatase encodes the protein MNYPNIVLIVIDTLRKDVLSIYGGPVRAGSLEWLGKEGVVFPNPVAPAPWSLPSHTSMFTGKYPRDHGVHETYDLKEYSLKQLMAKVPFKTLPEKLRELGYNTVGISANDWIAPGTGFERGFDVFLHVHAFDPVRPIFNEINRIIRKLRSLGILERGVQDPFIAAKELIKKSSFRELVRLVKLYIKAYGIVRALGYPEDKGGNEIIRLIENLSLREPFFLFINFMEVHQPYKTDAPKLTLAMYSPLIFPDLFGYKKIPSETMERIRRDYQNEVRIVDKYIWRIIGYLKTRNLYDNTLIIVVGDHGQELKERGYYGHAIYLHNEIIEVPFVVKLPRGRKFMPKDGYQSLTKIPDLIMNAIEGNYEDVVTRDLAFSEAYGITHDLKLVLGKYMGRPDFNEKRRVIDCERKAVYYRGYKLVINTTLNTIEEFSHNGRELNTDNNGDIVKELQELIESFRRGEVE
- a CDS encoding glycosyltransferase; this encodes MRRDIELLVIGPSATTTTGSLLRPYNIWYTLKGLSTMNVRYLPITYPIEVLLNIRSIIRSNIIIISGVSPWISAMILIVSRLLGKCVILDVHGSPYYEHIMSGRVRIIRELLLYVNEYISYRLSTNIIVASRGLIGILHKYFRVRLNKRLYVLPNSISYLFIKIIKPLMGIDRRLLWNVLLKPKLNVDIDNNDTKIVISPLPDVFIGNLIAYDTLMNMIRELRSNNIRIIITGIRKGLERIDNLIINVGYLPYIDYITLLLNAQAILLPYPNNSVCGGVRNKVLEAGYCGVPLISTKNGVLHLDAKGWIHYIPLEEVQLGNLLINIDTDAIKSISENMRMLILEKYLPNYFSRNLLTILREILRRRFRKLLYKLGNY
- a CDS encoding glycosyltransferase gives rise to the protein MSDLPRVCVAISTYFTGEVIYEVLRSIANLDYPRDKITVNVIIAKDDHSTYEYVLNASKDFNINVNTYIVNAPNVDVERNAGIRSCSDAPYILLMDDDAVLHPNTIKKALSHFSDNGVCAVVFPTVGECKSLVERLHSCRYLRGIFYGVNTTMPVTMLRRDALDRVGLFREDMGPPYSIHEDWEMGSRIRKSGCEVVADGELILRDLGDQTLRKRRTAHINDRPARRSILGVFTGYVRSYVNRNWWSMLQVFKSSPTDQLLEYTFYLINPVFFILLLTINWPWGVAYLGVVLIGTVLENLVKGYYRVFSVRYRILYPLLMLGIRTLRTYFFLIGLLVNAFKRKR
- a CDS encoding glycosyltransferase family 4 protein, with translation MRILTNTTKIGKLLSNYAEVEVLKVRTLRDLISKVDINSYDLIYFAKYTPPLLDLGLINQSRTKGKLMIGMHVPVKIDHINRPHHIIYNLLMPMQTTYYLRMLGAYLHVLNKDDEEYLRNRVHSRFNSRVIYAPLFTDTSIFKPGNKYGTFTLLYSARASWQKGTDIAVKIIKRLIMELRDNIEIKIVAYGPLTHLYNKLRKFRNIEILNYLPLDEFSSVLSKSHVLLFTSRYESFAQLPLDSLASGTPVVSFNVRGFVKDYVIKDKVLGKYIVDFNDVDNIVDRVIELAKYWYNNENYYHELVKYSRQFTERFSIENISKIYLDVFTNIINNAT